The following nucleotide sequence is from Halobacillus mangrovi.
GAAAAATCATCAGAAGATAGCTCATACTCATAGTCATCATCATGATCGCAGCCGTGTGGGTCAACCTTAACGCACAATTTAGTTTCCCCAATGACATCCACAGAAAATTCTCTTTCTACTTCTACTGTAATTTTTTGTCCATTTCCAGAGATGTTAGCCTCAAGGCAATTAGGCTGCTGCACCACTTTGGCAATCACTTCAAAATCATCGTGGACACAGTTATCATCTTTGATAGCCAATCTGACATGGTCACAGTAACTTACTCTTTCTGTCACAACTTCTGTCTTCGTATTATCGTTGTAGGAATACCAGACATTGACATCGTAACTGCCAGATACTTCTACATAGTCCCCTTTTTTCTTCGCATTGTAAATATGATTGATTACCCAACAGCCTAGGATACTTGTTGGACGGTGTGAGGGACTGATCGTGTGTGTCGATTCCGTGAACTTTTTACCTTTTCCGATTACAGCTTTTGTGATGATTTCTCTGTAATCACGCTCAAAAAAAGACATATGGTTTCTCTCCTCCTTATTCTACCACCCATCCTATGCAGGGGTTGGGCGAATGGTGACTAACAGGATAAAGGCCTAAGGACGTGTTTAATTCATTCTATGCAAAAGCCCAAAAAATTGT
It contains:
- a CDS encoding outer spore coat protein CotE; this encodes MSFFERDYREIITKAVIGKGKKFTESTHTISPSHRPTSILGCWVINHIYNAKKKGDYVEVSGSYDVNVWYSYNDNTKTEVVTERVSYCDHVRLAIKDDNCVHDDFEVIAKVVQQPNCLEANISGNGQKITVEVEREFSVDVIGETKLCVKVDPHGCDHDDDYEYELSSDDFSAIDPDFLPSSSSDDHDKDD